The sequence AGGGAAAGAGCGCATCATTCAGGAGGGAATATAATCACTGGAAAATCTATGAAAGTTCTACTTTGAAAATTCTTGATTCTTCATCCCGCAGACCTGAAAATGTTATTGAAGAGGAGGTTCTTGCCAAGTTCACATTTTACAATTTGATTGGCAAAATCTTGTTCTATCTTACCTTATCAGAAAATCTCATGGGTGCAATAGATAGAATCAACATTGCGAATGCAAGAAACTTAAAACAATCTCTTGAAAGCTATTTTGCAGAAGCGCAGAAAATAGATTACCAAGCGATTTTCAAACCCTATTTTACAGACAAGCTACCCTTTTCAAAAGTTACCGGTGAAACAGTATTTCAGTTGATTCAAAAATTTACGGAGTTTGATTTCAGGATACTACCTACTGGTGTTATCGGGACAATACTTGAAAACCTTGTTCCAAAGTCCGAAAAGCAAAAATTCGGACAATATTTTACTTCTGAAACATTGGCAAACCTCGTTGCATACCCTGCCGTTCAAACAGCAAACGACTATGTATTTGACCCAACATCAGGAACAGGAACATTTTTGAACTCTTTTTACCAAATACTGAAATATCACGGAAAGAACAATCATGCAGAACTATTAAATCAAATTTGGGGTAATGACATTTCTCATTTTCCTGCAATACTTTCAGTAATCAACCTTTACAAGCAAGACGTAACTAAAACAGATAATTTTCCAAGAATAACGAGAGATGATTTTTTCAATCTAAATGCAGGAGATTTGATAGCATTTCCTGATTCAAGGGATTACAAAAAGCAAATAGAACAGCCGATACCGGAATTTGATGTTATTACCAGCAATTTCCCGTTCATACAACAAGAAGATATTCCGAATGACGTTTTAACAGCGTTTTTCAGAGAGAAATTTGAAGCCAGACAACAAGCATTCTTACAGGACAGGACATTCAAAATAAACGAGAGGTCAGATTATTTCACTTATTGCATTTATAACTCAATCCGATTCCTTAAAGAAGAAGGTTTCTTATCTGCAATAACCTCAAATGCTTGGCTTGGTAAAGAATACGGTGTACAGTTCAAAAGATTTCTGCTTGATAACTTTCATATAAAGTACGTAGTAAGAAGCAGTGCCGAACACTGGTTCTCATATTCAAAAGTATCAACCATTTATACAGTTCTTCAAAAGGTAACCAATGACCAGCCAACAAAATTTATTACTCTGCATTTTAAACTTGAAAATGATTTTAACCAAGACAATGTATCAGACCAACTAACACAAATTGAGGCTTTATATTCCGAGATAGAAAATTGCAATGACACCCGAAACAGGAACTGGAAGCAAGACATCACCTTTAAAGAATTATTTCATAAAACAGATGACTCTGTATCGGTTAGTATTGTTCCAAAGAACAAGTTGATAGAATCATTACAGACAGAAGAAAACTGGTCTAAATATTTTATTTCGGCTAATCTGTTTGAAAAATTTGATGACGATTTGATTCAGTTATACCCTGACATTATTGATGCTTTCAGGGGAGAGAGAACAGGGTGGAATGAAATGTTTGTAATACCTGCGAATGAAGTAGAAGAAACAGGAATTGAGGAAGAATTTTTGGTTCCTTATGTAAAAAGTCCAACTGAATTAGATATTCTTGAATTTTCAGGGGAGTATAATTACTATCTTTTTGTTTGCACTCGACCGCTTGACGATCTTAGAAATAACTATCCGGGAGCATATAACTGGATAAGACGGTTTGAAAATGCGATGAATAAAAATCGCACTAAGACAATACAGGAAGCCTGTGCCGGACATAGGCCTTTTTGGTATTCATTAAGGCCTAAATCTGCAAATATTGTTACTGCAATAAATCCTTATGAAAGAAACTTCTTTTGTTTTTCAGAAGAAAGGTTTGTTCCCGACCAGAGATTAGCGATTATTAATGTAAAAGACGGATATGACGTTGAACTGATTGCTGCATTACTTAATTCGATTGTTACATTCCTAACAATTGAAATGAGGGGAACATCAAGAAATCTTGGGGCCTTGGACTTAAATGCAAATTATTTCAAAAGATTAAAAGTACTCAATCCAGATTTACTCTCAGATGATCAAGTTAATGCTATCAAGACTGCTTTTGAATCAATTAAAAAACGGCCAATTGAAACAATTTTTGAAGAAATTGAAAAGGAGGATAGAATAAATTTTGATAGGACTGTTTTACATTCATTCGGGATTGATGATTCAATTTTAGAAAGCCTGTATGAAACTCTTGTTTCTGCTGTGAAAGAAAGAGTAACAATGAAAGAAAGATAACAGCCCAGTCTATTGTTAAAAACATAAACTGCACTAATATACAAGTTGCTCAACCATAATAAAACAGAACCATCATTTAGGCACAATAGTAAAGACTGACAACAATGGCAATATTTGACCTTTTCTCAAAAAGACAAAAAAAACTTCGCGGTGAAGTTCCGGAAATTTATACTTATGAAAAAATTCCAGAACAGTTAAGAGTTCAAATTGTACACATAATCAGAGATGCTTTGGGAAATAATAAAGGCCACTATAAAAATAAACCCCAAGCAGCATTTAAGTTCATCCATGAATCTTTATGCAGAGAATACGGAGTATTTACATTAGGCAAGGGTCATCGTGAATCTGATGAAGAGTGCGTTCTAAATCATCTATTGCAGACTAATGACTACGAAAGAGTTATTGACACAATAGAGTTGTCATTCGAATATATAGATAGAATCATCAATGATAATTTACAGGAATACATATATCACACGGAAATAAAGATATCGCCTAAAGATGCAATTGCAGAATTAAACGATAGATTTAAAGAACATGGTGTTGGATATCAGTTCGAAGGTAGCGAAATTATCAGAGTTGACTCAACATATACTCATTCGGAAATTGTAATACCGACAATAACTCTTCTTTGGAATAAAAAATTTAAAGGTGCAAACGAAGAGTACCTTAAAGCACACGAACATTACAGACACGGAAGAAATAAAGAATGCTTGACTGAATGTTTAAAAGCATTTGAAAGTGCAATGAAAATAATTTGTAAAGAAAAAGGATGGCAATATAACGAGACCGATACAGCAAAAAAACTTATTCAAATATGTTTTCAAAATGGACTTGTGCCTTCTTTTACGCAAAATCAGTTTACATCATTACAAAATTTACTTGAGAGTGGAATACCGACTATTAGAAATAAACTCAGTGGACACGGACAAGGTCAAGTTCCACAAAAAGTTAATGACGAAATGACCAGATATGCACTTAACCTAACGGGGACGAATATCATATTTTTGGTAGAACAAAGTGGAATAAAATAAATTTCAAGAATAAGTTATCGTTTCCTCCGACACCGTTTCGGAAAAAATCCACCACTTCGCAGTCACATCATTAAGCAAATCGCTCAACACTCATCCCACTAACCAAAATTTGCTTAATCATGTGCCTGCGCCTCCACAAAGACAAATAAAAAATCAAATAAAAATCTCTCTCCCTTTTTTTAAAATTTTTTGTTTCCCTGCTTAGGCAGGAATATTATTAACGGTGAGCTCTTTTACATTCTTTAACATTTACTATGTGGAAAAGTACGTACTTCAATCAAATTTTACGATTGACTTTAACGTTCTGACAAATGACTATTATCATAAATTCAAACGTAGGAGTGATGCGGCAACAGAAGCTAACAGCGCATATAATCCATTGCGGTGGACGTAATAACATCAAGCGTTTGTGCTTTTTATTTACCTTTGCAGTGGGGGAAAAGTACGAAGCAATTAAATCGCAACTGCACATAGCCATGTCCGTTGTGCTCACCACCACCTTGCGGGCGGGCTTCAGGTCTTTCTACCTGCCGCTGAAGATCTCGGTGCTGCGGTAGAGCCGGGTCATTATCCTGTGGCTTATTACAGAAAGGTGGTAAAGCGGTTTGCCCATACGATTGATGAAAAAAGGTATTTCCTTTTTACTTTCTACGAGCGAAATATTAAAAGATAGTGTCAGAAAAACAAAATGCCTGTCACTTTTTCCATCTCCTCCACCAATATTGAAAAACAACCAATCCCCAGATCCTGGCATGGACATCTCCCGGATCTTTAGAAAATAACTTTTGCTTTAAACGCTTCACCTCAACTTCATCAAAAATCCCTTGTTCCTTTATAAGATCATCATTTAACAGTTCATCCGTTATCGTAGATTTTAGTTCGTTTCTAAACCATTTTAATAATGGCACCTCAAAACCATGCTTTGGCCTGTTATATAACTGTTCGGGCAAAATTTGTCTGAAGGCATCCTGAACTATTTTTTTTCTGTTTGATCTGTGGTCTATTTTTGAGCTCTCCGGTAATGAAAATGCAAAATCAACCAATTCATGATCCAAAAACGGTACCCTTACTTCCAGGCTGTTTGCCATTGACATCATATCTACCTTCACAAGCATGTCATTTTGTAATGCGAGATTCATGTCGCAATAAAGGACCTCATTAATACCATTTTTACCGGTAATTTTTTGCGTAATTGAATCTTTCCTTTGTTGATATTCACTCAAATTAATTTTGCCATTTCCTCCCTCAATAAGTGGAGCCTTTGTAGAGACGTTGCATACAACGTCTCTACAAAGGAGCTTTAATGCTTCGTTTTCATTAACAAATCCACACCATAACCAGTATCTTTCCACTTCACTTAATTTCATTCCCTGCGAAAATCGATGAAACTGCCTGATCTTATTTTCAAAATATGAATTTCGTGACTTTGGCAGCGCCTCCCACAATGGATGTAAATATTTTAACACAGTTGCTCCAAATCCACCATTTCTCGCCTTGTATTCACCTAGATATTTATTATAACCCGCGAAAAGCTCATCAGCGCCATCTCCTGATAAAGCTACTTTTACATGTTTGCGGGTATGATAACTCAAAATGTTCACTGCGAGTGCAGATGAGTCAGCGAAAGGTTCGTCAATATAGTTTAGCGTATCAAAAAGATGCTCAAAAAGATCATCATTTGTAAGGGAAAAAACCGTATGGTTGGTATTAAATTTTTTTGCAACTAAATTGGCATAATGTGTCTCATCAAAAAAGGGTTCATCTTTATAGCCTATAGAGAAAGTATTTAATTTATCCGTGTGTCTTGAGGCAAGGGCAACGATCACAGAAGAATCTATGCCCCCACTTAAAAAAGCGCCTAATGGCACATCTGCTATGAGTCTTTTTTTAACAGATTCTTCCAGGAGCGCTACCAGCTCTTTTTGCTGCTGTTCATAATTCTGTTTGGAATAGGTATACTCATCCCTCGTCTCCTGCCCATCTTTCCCTGTCCAGGGAATCTTGTAATATTGTTTTTCTTCAACCTGGTCGTTTTTTATCAGCAGGCAATGCCCCGGCATTAACTTCCTGACTCCTACAAAAATGGTGGCAGGGGCAGGAATATAATTCAATTGCAAATATTGGTACAACGAGACCGTATCCATCTCCTGTGGAATTCCAAACGCCATCAAAGCTTTCATCTCCGAAGCAAATATCAATTTATCTTTATCCTGATAAATTAATAATGGTTTGATACCAATTCTATCCCTGGCAATAAACAGCACATTCTCTGCCTTATCGTAGACAGCGAAAACAAAAAAGCCGTTGAGCATGTCCAAACAATTTGTACCAAAATGAATGTAAAGTTTTAAAAGAACTTCTGTATCTGAATTGGTCTTAAATCCTACTCCTTTATTTTCTAATTCTTTTCTCAATTCACGGAAGTTATATATTTCCCCGTTATAAATGATGATGTACCTGTTGGTTTCATCACACATCGGTTGGTTTGCATTTTCCGAAACATCAATAATAGAAAGCCTGGTATGTCCCAATGCAACCTGGTCATTAATAAATTTACCCTTTGCATCAGGCCCGCGGCTTTTCAACGCATCAATAGAAGCTGACAGGTTTTTAAAGCCTGACTTACCTGTTTCGGTAAACGCGAATATTCCTGTAATTCCACACATATTTTTCTTTAAAGCCTTAAAGCCAATGTTAATATTTAATATTAAACAATTTTGCTTGGTTTACGTTACTTAGTTTTGTAACTTTGACATTAAATTAAGTCTATTTTGAGAAAAACAAATGCTATACCGCGCATATTAAAAATAAATGAATTAAATGGTTTTAAAATATCTTGTGTTTTTAACAACAGAGAATCAAGAATAATCGACTTCGACAAGTTATTTAAAACCTGGAAGGTAAAAAAGGGAGATATAGAATTTCCACTATTAAACTTAAAAGAGTTTAAAAAAGTACAATTACGGAATAATACTTTATCATGGAATAATTTGAAAATAAAATTAATTGATAAAAATGAAGTCGAAACAGAACATCCCTATGAATTAAGTCCTGATCTATTATACAACGCTAGTCATCCTGATAAGAAAAGAAATACATATTTCAAGGGTGAAATGATAAGGGAAAAAACTTATCATTAACAGATAACACTTTTTCAGCAAACCCTATCTGGCGCCTACACGCCATGCGCAAAGTCACATGAAGGCAGGTGGGTAAGAAACCGAATTGTTATTAATTTTCCAGTTTCATCAGAGTCTCCCGCCACTACAAACTTCCTATCTGCCTGTTTTCGAAAAGTCAACACATTGCAGTCAGATATACCCAAAACTTAATTAGGGGACTCTGATGCACACGAAATCAAATACTATTTAATGTCCTTTCTATTCCAGATCCATCAGAGTCCCCTTTTTAAGATCGTGGTATATTTGAATTTAGGAATTGCGGGAGACTCTGATGGGACTTTAACCTATAGCTGTCCGGTCAAAAGAACATTTAAGTCGGAACTTAATCCAGCTATATTATCAAAGTTGCAATATATTTAAAATCACTCTGTATTTAGAATAGAACCAAATTAATTTATAACTTTTTTAAAATAGCCTCAGCAGCCAATGCCCCCGGAGCACACGTAATCCCGCCCCCCGGATGAGAGCCGCTGCCGCACAAATATAGCCCCGGAATTGGCGTTGCATACCGGGCACATGAAGGAACCGGCCGGGTGATCAACTGATCTGCCGCGTGTTCTCCATGATAAATATGCCCTTCAGTTAATCCATACCGTTCTTCCAGGTCAACAGGCGAAAGAATTTCACGCCCTGCTATAGATTCAGAAACGTTTGGA comes from Cytophagales bacterium and encodes:
- the asnB gene encoding asparagine synthase (glutamine-hydrolyzing), translated to MCGITGIFAFTETGKSGFKNLSASIDALKSRGPDAKGKFINDQVALGHTRLSIIDVSENANQPMCDETNRYIIIYNGEIYNFRELRKELENKGVGFKTNSDTEVLLKLYIHFGTNCLDMLNGFFVFAVYDKAENVLFIARDRIGIKPLLIYQDKDKLIFASEMKALMAFGIPQEMDTVSLYQYLQLNYIPAPATIFVGVRKLMPGHCLLIKNDQVEEKQYYKIPWTGKDGQETRDEYTYSKQNYEQQQKELVALLEESVKKRLIADVPLGAFLSGGIDSSVIVALASRHTDKLNTFSIGYKDEPFFDETHYANLVAKKFNTNHTVFSLTNDDLFEHLFDTLNYIDEPFADSSALAVNILSYHTRKHVKVALSGDGADELFAGYNKYLGEYKARNGGFGATVLKYLHPLWEALPKSRNSYFENKIRQFHRFSQGMKLSEVERYWLWCGFVNENEALKLLCRDVVCNVSTKAPLIEGGNGKINLSEYQQRKDSITQKITGKNGINEVLYCDMNLALQNDMLVKVDMMSMANSLEVRVPFLDHELVDFAFSLPESSKIDHRSNRKKIVQDAFRQILPEQLYNRPKHGFEVPLLKWFRNELKSTITDELLNDDLIKEQGIFDEVEVKRLKQKLFSKDPGDVHARIWGLVVFQYWWRRWKK
- a CDS encoding SAM-dependent DNA methyltransferase — its product is MKRNERDWAGQLISWIQETIREGQTVFEDATNDTGIKLDSGRTKFPDVLLFTDKVSGIVFNGWELKFPDTTVDDGEMIKNALEKAERLKSESFVTWNGTEAIIWKIEDRNFSIDALTKLKEYPKERTISTRNDLSDPVKFNRNESILKARANEILHDLGQLYERGELKQAINITGNIIEAVLEASVIILPQFQQAIVTEKGKSASFRREYNHWKIYESSTLKILDSSSRRPENVIEEEVLAKFTFYNLIGKILFYLTLSENLMGAIDRINIANARNLKQSLESYFAEAQKIDYQAIFKPYFTDKLPFSKVTGETVFQLIQKFTEFDFRILPTGVIGTILENLVPKSEKQKFGQYFTSETLANLVAYPAVQTANDYVFDPTSGTGTFLNSFYQILKYHGKNNHAELLNQIWGNDISHFPAILSVINLYKQDVTKTDNFPRITRDDFFNLNAGDLIAFPDSRDYKKQIEQPIPEFDVITSNFPFIQQEDIPNDVLTAFFREKFEARQQAFLQDRTFKINERSDYFTYCIYNSIRFLKEEGFLSAITSNAWLGKEYGVQFKRFLLDNFHIKYVVRSSAEHWFSYSKVSTIYTVLQKVTNDQPTKFITLHFKLENDFNQDNVSDQLTQIEALYSEIENCNDTRNRNWKQDITFKELFHKTDDSVSVSIVPKNKLIESLQTEENWSKYFISANLFEKFDDDLIQLYPDIIDAFRGERTGWNEMFVIPANEVEETGIEEEFLVPYVKSPTELDILEFSGEYNYYLFVCTRPLDDLRNNYPGAYNWIRRFENAMNKNRTKTIQEACAGHRPFWYSLRPKSANIVTAINPYERNFFCFSEERFVPDQRLAIINVKDGYDVELIAALLNSIVTFLTIEMRGTSRNLGALDLNANYFKRLKVLNPDLLSDDQVNAIKTAFESIKKRPIETIFEEIEKEDRINFDRTVLHSFGIDDSILESLYETLVSAVKERVTMKER